One genomic window of Oscillatoria sp. FACHB-1406 includes the following:
- a CDS encoding GAF domain-containing protein, producing MLDTSTNANSYSRRADWLSAVGQHSQFAIALLDSATLAVREANAAFTEVMGTPTVEGRRLCDLFVDFDEAMQERLYHRHLLRPILRDIYQLEGGDWQFLDEPIVVAVRGSQVRYVEFWLRSQDLKVERIDPDLDEFVDIDFAQWLSEETISSQFWEEKIRWSNYRVTGQLLWEGLDITAREQVQRLMAWAIAQNSFVEPQAFAKLGEQLRSLFRASGHLLVSVSDNRARILFDWQGELQEDETLPLDILEGSHFRRAAESHRIWNVPNLERDCPTELEELLLEAGVRSLLIIPLWRESIHNEQDLSSLWLGCIAVVSDRADRFDRLDADRAQSLVPALKVPFRRTAPESFARIHPALEGRFLQEAERRSFGLSPEPIICSDVYPLYAALRMGDFERDRDLAIRADLLKQFSLALGVVEAAMLEPQAGFIGQLAIDLQLYADRLSREMKTEDEIGALDYLKQHFEVYCDYFRQCSAQTASALEAYEAACANEHRSVMQGRDRYDRSAEAIQERLRLTWEQHQLKMQEILPHYCHLEQENGISAQLYIGASIQARFSLFHLHSLRYEHLRAICNCARAAMEIRDRLDIPLEVSHLVLVQNTTLDLVYDEKSQKMVEIRDLAGSSTKLRETRSEIIKKHIDRAKDTKENLPIARPGMLTLVYSTPDEWTEYHQYLRYLVREGSIGCKIDSGSVESLQGITGLKYARVPVLPADSSGVKEE from the coding sequence ATGCTCGACACTTCTACAAATGCTAATTCTTATTCCCGACGTGCGGACTGGTTGAGTGCTGTCGGACAACACAGTCAGTTCGCGATCGCGCTACTGGATTCCGCTACGCTAGCCGTTCGGGAAGCTAACGCTGCTTTTACCGAGGTGATGGGAACGCCAACAGTAGAGGGAAGGCGATTGTGCGATCTCTTCGTCGATTTTGACGAAGCAATGCAAGAACGACTCTATCACCGCCATTTGCTGCGCCCGATCCTGCGAGATATTTACCAGCTAGAAGGGGGCGATTGGCAGTTTCTCGACGAACCGATTGTGGTAGCGGTGCGTGGTTCTCAGGTGCGTTATGTGGAATTTTGGTTGCGATCGCAGGATCTCAAAGTCGAACGCATCGATCCGGATCTCGATGAATTCGTCGATATCGATTTCGCGCAATGGCTGAGCGAAGAAACGATTTCATCGCAGTTTTGGGAAGAAAAAATTCGCTGGTCGAATTACCGCGTTACGGGACAATTGCTGTGGGAAGGGTTGGATATTACAGCGCGCGAGCAAGTTCAACGCTTGATGGCGTGGGCGATCGCGCAAAATTCCTTCGTCGAACCCCAGGCGTTTGCTAAACTGGGCGAACAGTTGCGATCGCTGTTTCGCGCTTCCGGACACCTGCTTGTCAGTGTCAGCGACAATCGCGCGCGTATTCTCTTCGATTGGCAGGGCGAGTTACAAGAAGATGAAACGCTGCCGTTAGATATTTTAGAAGGTTCTCACTTCCGCCGCGCCGCCGAATCTCACCGCATTTGGAACGTGCCGAACCTCGAGCGCGATTGCCCGACAGAACTCGAAGAATTACTGCTGGAAGCGGGCGTTCGTTCCCTCCTCATTATTCCCCTCTGGCGGGAATCAATACACAACGAACAGGATTTGTCAAGTCTTTGGTTGGGTTGTATTGCAGTGGTTAGCGATCGCGCCGATCGCTTCGATCGCCTCGATGCCGATCGCGCTCAAAGCCTCGTTCCCGCCTTAAAAGTGCCGTTCCGCCGCACCGCCCCAGAATCCTTTGCACGGATTCATCCCGCCTTGGAGGGGCGTTTTCTCCAGGAAGCCGAGCGCCGCAGTTTCGGACTATCCCCGGAACCGATTATTTGTAGCGATGTTTATCCGCTTTATGCAGCCCTGCGGATGGGCGATTTCGAGCGCGATCGCGATTTAGCGATTCGAGCGGATCTCCTGAAGCAGTTTAGCCTTGCGCTGGGGGTTGTAGAAGCCGCGATGCTAGAACCTCAAGCCGGATTTATCGGACAACTCGCGATCGACTTGCAACTGTATGCCGATCGCTTGTCCCGGGAGATGAAAACCGAAGATGAGATCGGCGCGCTCGATTATCTCAAACAGCATTTCGAGGTTTATTGCGACTATTTTCGTCAGTGCAGCGCCCAAACCGCAAGCGCCCTGGAAGCTTACGAAGCAGCTTGCGCTAACGAACATCGTTCCGTCATGCAAGGACGCGATCGCTACGATCGCAGCGCCGAAGCGATTCAAGAGCGCTTGCGCCTGACTTGGGAACAACATCAACTCAAAATGCAAGAAATTTTGCCTCATTACTGCCATTTAGAGCAAGAAAACGGCATTTCTGCGCAACTTTATATCGGTGCTTCTATTCAGGCTCGATTTTCTCTCTTTCACCTCCACAGCTTGCGCTACGAACACCTGCGCGCAATTTGCAACTGCGCCCGAGCCGCGATGGAAATACGCGATCGCCTCGATATTCCCTTAGAAGTCTCTCACCTCGTTCTCGTACAAAATACGACTTTGGATCTGGTTTATGACGAGAAAAGCCAGAAAATGGTGGAAATTCGCGACTTAGCCGGTAGCAGTACCAAACTTCGGGAAACGCGATCGGAAATCATCAAAAAGCACATCGATCGCGCCAAAGATACAAAAGAAAATCTGCCGATCGCGCGTCCTGGAATGTTAACCCTCGTTTACTCAACTCCCGACGAGTGGACGGAATACCATCAGTATTTGCGCTATTTAGTCCGGGAAGGCTCGATAGGCTGCAAAATTGATTCTGGTAGCGTCGAATCCCTGCAAGGAATTACCGGCTTAAAATACGCTCGCGTTCCCGTGCTGCCAGCAGACAGTTCCGGGGTAAAAGAAGAATAG